In the genome of Mytilus edulis chromosome 3, xbMytEdul2.2, whole genome shotgun sequence, one region contains:
- the LOC139517678 gene encoding monocarboxylate transporter 12-B-like, translating into MYKNVTEITISVDNKDTDEQHDVEQEHLTGNGDFKSNFSLDKIQDRDIDGGWAWKVLAGATLTFCVFGATMKGFGVFFNGFIERFNASSVVTSMISGVLHTTYSICTLPVLTVGLRYLTTRQCVIIASILCSGAFIGGSFANSIDIIVITNGLMAGLAFTFCHGPLMYLTGVYFMKRRNLAQAVAVSGFTFGGLIFPPIYSYLIKHYGLQGGMLITGGMQLNLIAFSMLLRPKTIKEKLKLKNEKDDRDIKQPEASALLKNNNIIDIFKEQSYAGRKRSISLSIPKARIEQKKLFENAYSEQYLATDANKGSLTKIIDTLSNSNISRVLSECTFSISLLDFHDKPVSNDSNQSIEKDCSCKNKLVDFSLFKKPFMWIYALVYCFGRVPAAYLSIFIAPLAREMDTDNSGVAILVALVNACDFIGMVMCGIITDRKIIKNHVTVIVTLSLTSVCLMFTPLCKEFWHFVLLSIVSGIGAGGIFALTPSVLVDFLGLENFRSAMGILVLLQGVSLGLSAPFMGFLRDVTGTYVTSFFFMAGCDFLAATIFVIGLYIIRRINDVK; encoded by the exons atgtataaaaatgtAACAGAAATAACGATATCAGTAGACAACAAAGATACTGATGAACAGCATGATGTGGAGCAAGAACATCTGACCGGAAACGGTGATTTTAAAAGCAATTTTTCACTTGACAAAATTCAAGACAGAGATATTGATGGAGGCTGGGCATGGAAGGTTTTGGCGG gAGCTACACTAACTTTTTGTGTGTTTGGAGCTACCATGAAAGGGTTCGGTGTATTCTTTAATGGATTTATAGAAAGGTTTAATGCCAGTTCAGTAGTTACATCAATGATAAGTGGTGTGTTACATACGACATATAGCATATGCA CACTGCCTGTTCTGACAGTAGGTCTACGGTATCTGACAACAAGACAGTGCGTAATAATAGCAAGTATTTTGTGCAGTGGAGCTTTTATTGGTGGAAGTTTTGCTAATAGCATAGATATCATTGTTATAACAAACGGATTAATGGCTG GTTTAGCATTTACTTTTTGCCACGGTCCACTCATGTATCTAACTGGAGTTTATTTCATGAAACGACGGAATTTAGCACAAGCTGTAGCAGTATCTGGATTTACCTTTGGAGGTTTAATTTTCCCGCCAATTTATAGttacctaattaaacattatggACTTCAAGGTGGAATGCTGATTACTGGAGGGATGCAGCTGAATCTGATAGCTTTTTCTATGTTACTTAGACCTAAGACTatcaaagaaaaattgaaattgaaaaatgaaaaagatgaCAGGGATATTAAGCAACCGGAAGCAAGTGCTTtactaaaaaataacaatataatagATATTTTCAAAGAACAATCATATGCAGGCAGAAAAAGAAGTATAAGCCTTAGTATTCCTAAAGCAAGAATTgagcaaaaaaaattatttgagaaTGCTTATTCAGAGCAATATTTAGCCACAGATGCAAACAAAGGTTCCTTAACAAAGATCATAGACACATTATCCAATTCAAATATATCACGTGTTTTGAGTGAATGTACTTTCAGCATATCTTTACTTGACTTTCATGACAAACCTGTTTCAAATGACTCCAATCAAAGTATCGAAAAAGATTGCAGTTGCAAAAATAAATTGGTTGATTTTAGTCTGTTTAAGAAACCTTTCATGTGGATATACGCTCTAGTTTATTGTTTTGGCAGAGTGCCAGCAGCCTATCTCAGCATTTTTATAGCACCGTTGGCAAGAGAAATGGACACTGATAATTCTGGAGTCGCTATACTTGTTGCACTTGTAAATGCATGCGACTTTATTGGAATGGTAATGTGTGGAATTATAACTGacaggaaaataataaaaaatcatgtaacTGTTATAGTAACACTTAGCTTAACCAGTGTTTGCTTGATGTTCACACCGCTTTGTAAAGAATTCTGGCATTTTGTACTGCTCAGTATTGTAAGTGGAATTGGTGCAGGAGGGATATTCGCTCTGACTCCATCAGTTTTGGTGGATTTCTTAGGACTTGAAAACTTCCGATCTGCTATGGGTATTCTAGTATTATTACAAGGAGTCAGCTTAGGATTGTCAGCTCCTTTCATGG GATTTTTGAGAGATGTAACAGGTACCTACGTCACATCGTTTTTCTTCATGGCAGGTTGTGACTTTTTAGCTGCGACCATCTTTGTGATTGGCCTTTACATTATACGAAGAATCAATGACGTTAAATAA